From a region of the Paenibacillus segetis genome:
- the icd gene encoding NADP-dependent isocitrate dehydrogenase, whose protein sequence is MLKLEKFDLPTEGEKIEIQDGKLLVPNNPVIPFIEGDGTGRDIWKASKRVLDAAVEKAYGGTKKIAWYEVFAGEKAFNTYGEWLPGDTLTAIREFIVGIKGPLTTPIGGGIRSLNVALRQELDLYVCLRPVRYFDGVPSPVKRPELVDMVIFRENTEDIYAGIEYKEGSEEVKKVLSFLQNEMGVSKIRFPETSGIGIKPVSEEGSKRLVRAAVQYAIDHGRKTVTLVHKGNIMKFTEGAFKNWGYEVAEDEFGDKVFTWAQYDRIKEESGTDAANEAQKAALDAGKILIKDAIADIALQQVLTRPTDFDVIATLNLNGDYLSDALAAQVGGIGIAPGANINYVTGHAIFEATHGTAPKYADLDVVNPGSVILSGVMLLEHLGWQEAADLIYKGLETSINNKTVTYDFARLMDGATEVKCSEFANQVINNM, encoded by the coding sequence ATGCTGAAATTGGAAAAGTTTGACCTTCCTACCGAGGGCGAAAAGATTGAAATTCAGGACGGTAAGCTTTTGGTCCCGAATAACCCTGTCATTCCTTTTATTGAAGGTGACGGTACAGGACGCGATATTTGGAAAGCATCCAAACGTGTTCTTGATGCAGCGGTAGAAAAAGCCTATGGAGGCACTAAAAAAATTGCCTGGTATGAAGTGTTTGCAGGAGAAAAGGCCTTCAATACATACGGGGAATGGCTGCCTGGCGATACGCTAACAGCTATCCGTGAATTTATTGTAGGTATTAAAGGACCACTTACGACACCGATTGGCGGAGGAATTCGTTCTTTGAACGTTGCATTACGTCAGGAACTTGATTTGTATGTGTGTCTTCGTCCGGTGCGTTATTTCGATGGGGTTCCTTCTCCGGTTAAACGTCCGGAACTTGTAGATATGGTTATTTTCCGTGAGAATACCGAAGACATCTATGCGGGAATTGAATACAAAGAAGGCTCTGAAGAAGTCAAAAAAGTGCTTTCGTTCTTGCAGAATGAAATGGGCGTAAGCAAAATTCGTTTCCCTGAAACTTCGGGTATCGGTATCAAGCCAGTTTCCGAAGAGGGTTCCAAACGTTTGGTTCGCGCAGCGGTTCAGTATGCGATCGATCATGGTCGTAAGACTGTGACGCTTGTTCATAAAGGGAATATCATGAAGTTTACTGAAGGTGCGTTCAAGAACTGGGGCTACGAAGTCGCTGAAGATGAATTTGGCGATAAAGTATTCACTTGGGCTCAATATGATCGGATTAAGGAAGAGTCTGGAACAGATGCAGCAAATGAAGCGCAAAAAGCTGCATTGGATGCGGGCAAAATTCTGATCAAGGATGCGATTGCTGACATCGCGCTGCAACAAGTGTTAACACGTCCAACTGATTTCGATGTCATTGCGACGTTGAACTTGAATGGTGACTACCTGTCTGATGCTTTGGCTGCGCAGGTTGGAGGCATTGGTATCGCACCAGGAGCTAACATTAACTATGTAACTGGACATGCGATATTTGAAGCGACACACGGTACGGCTCCTAAATACGCTGACCTTGATGTGGTGAACCCTGGATCGGTTATTCTATCCGGTGTCATGTTGCTAGAACATCTGGGCTGGCAGGAAGCGGCTGATCTGATCTATAAAGGCTTGGAGACATCGATTAATAACAAGACGGTTACGTATGACTTTGCACGTCTAATGGATGGCGCTACAGAAGTGAAGTGTTCTGAGTTCGCTAATCAAGTTATTAATAATATGTAG
- a CDS encoding DUF2269 family protein, with the protein MYKVMLFLHIVGTLGLGFYLVLPFVLGSVSKLSLAAQEGTVSAVKTLNRYAQIALVIQLLTGGYMISKGDYSVAWMVVVVVLFLAIGAFSGILAKPLRLALEAIRQNKKITAQASKLTTLSAALSVCVLLIAFFMVYDSII; encoded by the coding sequence ATGTACAAGGTTATGCTATTTCTTCATATCGTTGGAACCTTAGGACTCGGATTCTATTTGGTCCTACCATTTGTGCTTGGATCTGTAAGCAAATTATCTCTTGCAGCACAAGAAGGTACTGTGTCGGCAGTGAAAACGCTGAATCGTTACGCACAAATCGCATTGGTAATCCAATTACTTACGGGTGGATATATGATAAGTAAAGGGGATTATTCTGTTGCCTGGATGGTCGTCGTTGTGGTTCTGTTCCTAGCGATTGGCGCATTCAGCGGCATTTTAGCCAAGCCACTTCGGCTTGCATTGGAAGCTATCCGTCAGAATAAGAAGATTACTGCTCAAGCTAGTAAGCTCACTACTTTAAGTGCTGCGCTGTCAGTATGTGTTCTGCTTATTGCTTTCTTTATGGTTTATGATTCAATTATTTAA
- a CDS encoding response regulator transcription factor gives MTQRLLVIEDEPTLSRLLSYNLSREGYEVTVEDHGQTGYDTALNQEFDLILLDLMLPGMNGFEIMTKLRQEGVKTPVIILTAKNAEEEVVEGLKSGADDYITKPFGVAELLARVAAVLRRSTGVEEREKLPDREDAHISHGALVIYPEKYEVTLNGESITLRPKEFEVLLYLARKPGVVMTRDDLMNAVWGFDYIGGQRTVDVHVSSLRKKLELDPESVHIDSIRGVGYKLVVSKKKSVHH, from the coding sequence ATGACGCAGCGACTATTAGTAATTGAAGATGAACCAACGCTATCCAGACTATTATCTTACAATCTTTCAAGAGAAGGATATGAGGTGACCGTGGAAGATCACGGACAAACTGGCTATGATACGGCTTTAAATCAAGAATTTGATTTAATTCTGCTGGATTTAATGCTTCCGGGGATGAATGGATTTGAAATTATGACCAAGCTCCGGCAAGAAGGCGTAAAGACACCAGTGATCATTTTAACGGCAAAGAATGCTGAAGAAGAAGTGGTAGAGGGCTTGAAATCTGGTGCAGATGATTACATTACGAAGCCATTTGGAGTGGCAGAGTTACTGGCGCGAGTTGCTGCTGTATTAAGAAGGTCGACAGGTGTAGAAGAACGGGAGAAGCTGCCGGATCGTGAAGATGCGCATATTTCGCATGGTGCACTTGTCATTTACCCTGAGAAGTATGAAGTAACGCTTAATGGCGAATCGATTACACTTCGGCCCAAAGAATTTGAAGTATTATTGTACCTAGCTCGTAAGCCTGGTGTAGTTATGACGCGGGACGATTTGATGAACGCGGTTTGGGGATTTGACTACATTGGAGGTCAGCGGACAGTGGACGTGCACGTTAGTTCACTACGGAAGAAGTTGGAACTCGATCCAGAGTCAGTGCATATTGATTCCATCCGCGGAGTTGGTTATAAGCTAGTTGTTAGTAAGAAAAAAAGCGTCCATCATTAA
- a CDS encoding fumarate hydratase, giving the protein MHQFEESVYQLIVEASTKLPGDVRRAVNRGMAEENRATRAGLALATISRNIGMAEEQISPICQDTGMLTFIVHTPIMVNQIEMKRSIRAAIQRATKEGKLRPNSVDSLTGENSGDNLGPGTPVIHFEQWENDYIDLRLILKGGGCENKNIQYSLPAELEHLGRAGRDLDGIRKCILHAVYQAQGQGCSAGFIGVGIGGDRTTGYELAKQQLFRAVDDVNPIAELDQLEQYIMQNANKLGIGTMGFGGEVTLLGCKIGTANRLPASFFVSVAYNCWAFRRQGVEIDAVTGEINTWIYEKGSEVSMDQQANDESETDGESASREIVLQTPISEEQIRALRVGDVVVIKGEMHTGRDALHKYLMDHDSPVDLNGAVIYHCGPVMLKDEEGWHVKAAGPTTSIREEPYQGDIIKKFGIRAVIGKGGMGPKTLAALNEHGGVYLNAIGGAAQYYAECIKHVNGVDFMEFGIPEAMWHLNVDGFAAIVTMDSHGDSLHEGVEKNSAEKLASFKEKVF; this is encoded by the coding sequence ATGCACCAGTTTGAAGAGAGCGTATACCAATTAATTGTGGAAGCTTCAACGAAATTACCTGGAGATGTGCGTAGGGCTGTGAATCGAGGAATGGCTGAGGAGAACAGAGCAACACGTGCGGGACTCGCATTAGCTACGATTTCCCGTAACATAGGGATGGCCGAGGAACAAATTTCACCGATATGCCAAGATACAGGGATGTTGACCTTTATTGTGCACACGCCTATCATGGTTAATCAGATTGAGATGAAACGAAGTATTCGTGCTGCAATCCAAAGAGCAACCAAAGAAGGAAAGCTGCGTCCCAATTCAGTAGATTCACTCACAGGCGAGAATAGTGGTGATAATCTAGGGCCGGGCACACCTGTAATTCATTTTGAACAATGGGAGAATGATTATATAGATTTGCGGCTTATTCTAAAAGGTGGAGGCTGCGAGAATAAGAACATCCAATACAGCTTACCAGCAGAATTGGAGCATCTGGGTCGTGCGGGACGGGATTTGGATGGGATTCGTAAATGTATTTTACATGCAGTGTACCAAGCGCAGGGTCAAGGTTGTAGTGCCGGATTCATCGGCGTTGGTATCGGTGGTGATCGGACAACAGGGTATGAACTGGCGAAGCAGCAGTTATTTCGTGCAGTGGACGATGTCAATCCGATCGCTGAATTAGATCAGTTGGAACAATACATTATGCAAAATGCCAACAAACTTGGTATTGGTACGATGGGATTTGGCGGGGAAGTAACGTTGCTTGGTTGTAAGATCGGTACTGCAAATCGTCTTCCGGCAAGTTTTTTTGTGTCCGTAGCCTATAATTGCTGGGCGTTTCGCCGTCAGGGTGTAGAGATAGATGCGGTAACCGGAGAAATTAATACATGGATATATGAAAAGGGTTCAGAGGTATCTATGGATCAACAAGCAAATGACGAATCCGAAACGGACGGGGAATCAGCCAGTCGTGAGATCGTTCTTCAAACACCAATAAGTGAAGAACAAATTCGTGCATTGCGTGTAGGTGATGTAGTTGTAATTAAAGGCGAAATGCACACGGGTCGAGATGCACTTCATAAATATTTGATGGATCATGATTCTCCTGTGGATTTGAACGGAGCCGTAATCTATCACTGTGGACCTGTAATGCTTAAGGATGAAGAAGGTTGGCATGTTAAGGCAGCGGGACCAACGACCAGTATTCGTGAGGAGCCCTACCAAGGCGATATTATCAAAAAATTCGGCATCCGCGCCGTGATCGGTAAAGGTGGCATGGGACCGAAGACATTAGCTGCGCTTAATGAACATGGCGGAGTCTATTTGAATGCTATTGGTGGAGCTGCTCAATATTATGCAGAATGCATCAAGCATGTAAATGGCGTTGATTTTATGGAATTTGGTATTCCTGAGGCGATGTGGCATCTGAATGTGGACGGTTTTGCAGCGATAGTAACCATGGACTCTCATGGGGATAGTTTGCATGAAGGTGTAGAGAAGAATTCTGCAGAGAAATTAGCTTCATTTAAGGAGAAGGTGTTTTAA
- the yfbR gene encoding 5'-deoxynucleotidase, giving the protein MSYHFPAYMYRLRSIKRWSLMRSTSTENVAEHSFHVALLAHLLCEIGNSLFNRELNSDRAATLALFHDATEVFTGDIPTPVKHHNPRLLSNFREMENIAAERLLSMVPSELQATYDQLLSPGKEEGNLKDKELMIYVKAADSLDAYLKCAWELTCGNREFAVAKDQLQEKLQRLTLPEVSYFLEHFAPSFEMTLDELS; this is encoded by the coding sequence ATGAGCTACCATTTTCCCGCTTATATGTACCGACTTCGCTCCATTAAACGTTGGAGTCTTATGCGGAGTACTTCGACTGAGAATGTTGCAGAACATTCATTTCACGTGGCCTTGCTGGCTCATTTACTCTGCGAGATAGGCAACAGTTTGTTCAATCGCGAGTTGAATTCCGATCGCGCTGCAACACTAGCTCTGTTTCATGATGCAACTGAAGTGTTCACCGGTGATATTCCAACGCCCGTGAAACATCACAATCCTCGTTTACTATCTAACTTTAGGGAAATGGAAAATATTGCTGCGGAACGTCTGCTTTCGATGGTTCCCTCAGAGCTACAGGCTACCTATGACCAGTTACTGTCTCCCGGTAAAGAAGAGGGTAACCTGAAAGATAAGGAGCTCATGATCTATGTTAAAGCAGCAGATAGTCTAGATGCTTATCTCAAATGTGCTTGGGAATTAACCTGTGGAAACCGCGAATTTGCAGTGGCTAAAGACCAGTTACAAGAGAAGCTTCAACGTCTAACGCTTCCAGAAGTCAGTTACTTCTTAGAGCATTTCGCTCCCAGTTTCGAGATGACACTTGATGAGTTATCATAA
- a CDS encoding citrate/2-methylcitrate synthase: MTATKGLEGIVAATSSISSINDGVLAYRGINIDELAECASYEETAYLLWYGKLPTKSQLLTLQEQLSEYAAVPQEILEQMKLFPTDANTMAVLRTTVSALALYDETANDISRESNQKKSIKLQSQIPTLIAAFARIREGKEPVAPLKGVSIAHNFLYMLTGEEPDEVAIRALDQALVLHADHELNASTFSARVTIATLSDIYSGVTSALGTLKGPLHGGANEAVMQMLSEIGTLEQVEPYIQNKLNNRDKIMGFGHRVYKNGDPRAKHLQKMSYQLSQLKNDSTLYDISVKVEELVTGQKGLRPNVDFYSASVYTLLEIPRDLFTPIFAISRLSGWTAHILEQLDDNRIIRPRAEYTGANNQQYIPIELR; this comes from the coding sequence ATGACAGCTACTAAAGGCCTGGAAGGTATTGTGGCAGCGACTTCCTCGATTAGTTCTATTAATGATGGCGTGCTCGCTTATCGTGGAATTAATATCGATGAGTTAGCTGAATGTGCTAGCTATGAGGAAACCGCCTATTTGCTTTGGTATGGTAAATTGCCTACTAAATCACAGTTGTTGACTTTGCAGGAACAACTCAGCGAATATGCAGCTGTACCACAAGAAATACTTGAACAAATGAAGTTATTTCCTACAGATGCTAACACAATGGCTGTTCTTCGTACGACCGTTTCTGCACTTGCTTTGTATGATGAGACTGCCAATGATATTTCTCGGGAGAGCAACCAGAAGAAATCGATCAAGTTACAATCGCAAATCCCAACGCTAATTGCGGCGTTCGCCCGTATTAGAGAGGGCAAAGAACCAGTAGCACCATTAAAGGGAGTCTCTATCGCACATAATTTCCTCTACATGCTAACGGGAGAAGAACCTGATGAAGTCGCTATTCGCGCTCTGGATCAGGCGTTGGTGCTGCATGCCGATCACGAACTTAATGCTTCTACATTCTCGGCACGTGTCACGATCGCAACTCTTTCGGATATATACTCCGGTGTTACTTCTGCCCTCGGCACATTAAAAGGACCTCTTCATGGAGGTGCTAACGAAGCAGTTATGCAAATGTTAAGTGAGATTGGTACTTTGGAACAAGTGGAGCCTTACATTCAAAATAAGTTGAATAATAGAGACAAGATTATGGGCTTTGGGCACCGTGTGTATAAGAATGGTGATCCGCGTGCGAAACACTTGCAAAAGATGTCCTATCAACTTAGTCAATTGAAGAACGACTCAACGTTATATGATATTTCTGTCAAAGTAGAAGAACTAGTAACAGGACAAAAGGGTCTTAGACCAAATGTGGATTTTTATTCTGCTTCCGTCTATACGCTACTCGAAATTCCGCGTGATTTGTTCACACCGATCTTTGCAATCAGTCGTCTTTCTGGGTGGACTGCTCACATTCTGGAACAATTAGATGATAACCGCATTATTCGTCCACGTGCAGAATATACAGGGGCGAACAATCAACAATACATTCCAATTGAATTAAGATAA
- a CDS encoding SDR family oxidoreductase encodes MSGNKQTKQTMPPQHQNQQPGVEAEMNPKPDYERSARTAGKLLNKVALITGGDSGIGRAIAVAYAKEGADVSIVYLNEHEDAKKTKQEVEQEGRKCLLIPGDIGDEAFAGQAVSQTVEKLGGLDILINNAAEQHPQQDITNITAQQLERTFRTNIFSMFYLTKAAIPHLKKGSSIINTASVTAYRGNPMLIDYSSTKGAIVSFTRALSMNIVGKKGIRVNAVAPGPIWTPLIPSTFDEQQVATFGGDTPMQRPGQPEEVAPAFVFLGSDDSSYISGQVIHVNGGEIVGG; translated from the coding sequence ATGTCAGGGAATAAACAAACCAAACAAACGATGCCTCCCCAGCACCAGAATCAACAGCCAGGTGTTGAGGCGGAGATGAATCCAAAACCGGACTATGAGCGTTCTGCTCGTACGGCTGGTAAACTCCTCAATAAGGTAGCTCTGATTACAGGCGGGGATAGTGGGATTGGACGAGCGATTGCAGTAGCTTACGCCAAAGAGGGGGCAGACGTATCTATTGTGTATTTGAACGAACATGAGGATGCGAAGAAGACGAAGCAGGAGGTCGAGCAGGAAGGACGGAAGTGTCTACTGATTCCTGGAGACATAGGTGATGAAGCTTTTGCTGGACAAGCCGTGAGTCAAACGGTGGAGAAGCTTGGAGGTTTGGACATTCTTATTAATAATGCGGCAGAGCAGCATCCGCAGCAGGATATTACCAATATTACGGCCCAGCAGTTAGAAAGAACATTTCGAACGAATATATTTTCAATGTTTTATCTGACTAAGGCAGCTATACCGCATTTGAAAAAAGGTAGTTCCATTATTAATACTGCCTCGGTAACTGCTTACAGAGGAAACCCTATGTTAATTGATTACTCTTCCACCAAGGGAGCGATTGTTAGTTTTACACGTGCGCTATCCATGAATATTGTAGGTAAAAAAGGAATTCGTGTGAATGCCGTTGCACCAGGCCCAATTTGGACGCCTCTAATTCCTTCTACATTTGATGAGCAACAGGTTGCGACATTTGGTGGAGATACTCCAATGCAACGTCCTGGTCAGCCAGAAGAAGTTGCTCCAGCTTTTGTATTCCTCGGTTCGGACGATTCTTCTTATATTAGTGGCCAGGTTATTCATGTTAATGGTGGAGAGATTGTAGGGGGTTGA
- a CDS encoding amidohydrolase/deacetylase family metallohydrolase, whose amino-acid sequence MKNSFVLRNVKRVNGEEIDIVIESGKIAEIAIAGEGHGEQVWDGAGTYVSSGWIDMHVHAFPEFSPYGDEIDEIGVKQGVTTIVDAGSCGADRIPDLVADSKQAKTNLFAFLNISRIGLKRIDELSNMEWINREKVKLAVKAYGDVIVGLKARISSSVVGDSGIEPLRIARELSDETALPVMVHIGSAPPNIEEVIPLLERKDIITHYLNGKRNNLFDMEGKPLQVLIDAINRGVHLDVGHGTASFSFKVAEAAKQQGIGFHTISTDIYRGNRLNGPVYSLANVLTKFLYLGYSLEEIIAAVTTHAAAWLGKPELGRIQVGDQANLTLFTLRNEQTVLIDSEGEQRVSDQVIETRGVVIGGEYIEC is encoded by the coding sequence TTGAAGAATAGTTTCGTCCTTCGCAATGTAAAACGTGTAAACGGTGAAGAAATTGATATCGTTATTGAGAGCGGTAAAATAGCCGAGATAGCTATTGCCGGAGAGGGGCACGGGGAACAAGTTTGGGATGGAGCAGGCACCTATGTATCAAGTGGTTGGATCGACATGCATGTCCATGCTTTTCCTGAATTCTCTCCGTATGGTGACGAGATCGATGAGATTGGAGTCAAACAAGGAGTAACGACCATTGTTGATGCTGGAAGTTGCGGAGCTGATCGGATTCCTGATCTAGTTGCTGATAGCAAACAGGCTAAGACGAATTTATTTGCGTTTCTAAATATTTCTCGGATAGGTCTAAAGAGAATCGATGAACTGTCCAATATGGAATGGATAAATCGCGAGAAGGTTAAGCTGGCGGTCAAAGCATACGGGGACGTTATCGTTGGTTTAAAAGCACGAATTAGCAGTAGTGTTGTTGGAGATAGCGGAATTGAACCACTACGCATTGCGCGGGAACTTTCCGATGAAACAGCACTGCCGGTAATGGTTCACATAGGTTCAGCACCGCCGAATATTGAGGAGGTTATTCCACTTTTAGAGCGAAAAGATATAATTACTCACTATCTTAATGGAAAGAGAAATAATCTGTTCGATATGGAGGGAAAACCACTTCAAGTGTTAATCGATGCGATTAACAGAGGAGTTCATTTAGATGTGGGGCATGGTACGGCAAGCTTTTCTTTTAAGGTGGCTGAAGCGGCCAAACAGCAGGGAATAGGGTTTCATACGATTAGCACCGATATTTACCGGGGAAATCGGCTTAACGGTCCGGTATACAGCTTGGCGAATGTTCTTACCAAATTTCTGTACCTAGGATATTCACTTGAAGAGATTATTGCGGCAGTCACGACACATGCAGCAGCTTGGCTAGGAAAACCAGAGCTTGGTCGAATCCAAGTAGGTGATCAAGCGAACTTGACGTTATTTACTCTACGAAATGAACAGACGGTACTCATCGATTCTGAAGGGGAGCAAAGAGTATCGGATCAAGTGATCGAAACGAGAGGAGTGGTTATAGGTGGGGAATACATTGAATGCTAA
- the mdh gene encoding malate dehydrogenase: MAIARKKITVVGAGFTGATTALMLAQKELGDIVLLDIPQLENPTKGKALDMLEASPVQGFDSNIIGSSSYEDAADSDIVIITAGIARKPGMSRDDLVHTNAGIITSVCENVKKYCPNSTVIILSNPVDAMTYAAYKSLGFPKNRVIGQSGVLDTARYCTFIAQELNVSVEDVRGFVLGGHGDDMVPLIRYSSVGGIPIETLLSAERIDSIVQRTRVGGGEIVDLLGNGSAYYAPAASLVQMTESILKDKKRIIPVIALLEGEYGYDGLFLGVPTVLGGNGIEKIFELELTAYEKQALDKSADSVRQVISVVRGW; encoded by the coding sequence GTGGCAATTGCTCGTAAAAAAATAACGGTTGTTGGCGCAGGGTTTACAGGAGCTACTACGGCTCTGATGCTTGCGCAGAAAGAGCTTGGGGATATCGTTCTTCTTGATATTCCACAGTTGGAGAATCCGACAAAGGGTAAAGCTCTGGATATGCTAGAAGCGAGTCCGGTTCAAGGCTTCGATAGCAACATCATAGGGTCGTCTTCATATGAAGATGCTGCTGACTCTGATATCGTCATTATTACAGCGGGTATTGCACGTAAACCAGGTATGAGTCGTGATGATCTCGTTCATACGAATGCAGGGATTATTACGTCCGTTTGCGAGAATGTGAAGAAATACTGTCCGAACTCTACTGTGATCATTCTGAGTAATCCAGTGGATGCTATGACATATGCGGCATATAAGAGCCTTGGTTTTCCGAAGAATAGGGTAATTGGTCAATCGGGTGTGCTTGACACGGCTCGTTACTGCACGTTTATTGCTCAGGAGCTTAACGTTTCTGTAGAGGATGTACGTGGATTTGTTCTTGGGGGACATGGTGATGATATGGTGCCGCTTATTCGGTACTCCAGTGTTGGTGGGATTCCAATAGAAACGCTGCTTTCTGCGGAACGCATTGATTCGATCGTGCAGCGCACACGCGTTGGCGGCGGCGAAATTGTTGATCTGCTAGGAAATGGTAGTGCCTATTATGCGCCGGCAGCTTCGCTAGTGCAGATGACGGAATCGATTCTAAAGGATAAAAAACGGATTATTCCGGTTATTGCACTACTAGAAGGCGAATACGGGTATGATGGTCTGTTCTTGGGTGTGCCTACAGTACTTGGAGGTAACGGTATTGAGAAGATCTTCGAACTAGAATTGACAGCGTATGAGAAGCAGGCGCTTGATAAATCAGCGGATTCTGTTCGTCAGGTTATTTCCGTTGTAAGAGGCTGGTAA
- the pnpS gene encoding two-component system histidine kinase PnpS: MKTFRKRLTLIMMGLVGISMLAAGISMALVFKDSHIHALEENMGREINLLENTFPFEPLDGNPGASEYYTAKAKELEELINSRVTFISLDGKVIGDSEAITSEMDNHLNREEIISATEDKVGSAIRYSETMREDMLYVARKVSVSDQGYDGYIRLSMSLAIASEGLNRGWLLMIGGLVVLFLAATLLSYRMAKGLTKPLEHITRVANKISKFDYDARVGFSRKDEIGQLGEAINGMADSLQQQLKRIRDNESLMQSVLTNITGGIVMVDSDGQIALINREAERILRMKENLLLGKPYHVLKRNFEFTKFMEEGMEHKVRVHEERNVYDPENKILHFDGVPMFENDGSYRGMLFLLHDVTSIRRLEVMRSEFVANVSHELKTPIAAVKGFAETLLAGGVKDEETARSFLQIIYDEGDRLNRLIGDILELSKIESKRAPLEYAPIQLKELFDSIFEVLQSAADKKSIVLHHGIPEHMFIEGDEDRLRQIFMNLLSNAINYTPDGGRVKVETQIKHEGSEEEKIKFIISDTGIGIPKKDLPRIFERFYRVDKARSRNSGGTGLGLSIVKHLVELHHGTITVESKVGEGSSFILELPFMHNLE; this comes from the coding sequence ATGAAGACATTTCGCAAGAGACTTACGCTAATCATGATGGGGTTGGTGGGCATTTCCATGCTTGCTGCAGGGATTTCCATGGCGCTGGTATTTAAAGACTCGCATATCCATGCCTTGGAAGAGAACATGGGGCGTGAGATCAATTTACTTGAGAACACATTCCCTTTTGAACCCCTCGATGGAAACCCAGGCGCTTCGGAGTATTATACGGCGAAAGCCAAAGAACTGGAGGAATTAATCAATTCTCGTGTTACATTCATCAGTCTTGATGGGAAAGTCATTGGTGATTCCGAGGCCATTACGAGTGAGATGGACAATCACTTGAATCGTGAAGAAATCATCTCTGCGACTGAGGATAAGGTGGGTAGCGCTATACGATATAGCGAAACCATGCGCGAGGATATGCTCTATGTAGCGAGGAAAGTTTCGGTGTCTGACCAAGGCTATGATGGATATATAAGATTATCTATGAGTCTTGCAATTGCTAGTGAGGGGTTAAATCGAGGTTGGTTGTTGATGATCGGCGGGCTGGTGGTTTTATTTCTGGCAGCCACCTTACTTAGCTACCGGATGGCAAAAGGACTTACTAAACCACTGGAGCATATTACTAGGGTTGCGAATAAGATTTCCAAATTCGATTATGATGCGAGAGTAGGATTTAGTCGTAAGGATGAAATCGGCCAGCTTGGAGAAGCCATTAATGGCATGGCTGATAGTTTACAGCAGCAATTGAAACGAATCCGCGATAACGAGAGTCTGATGCAAAGTGTATTAACCAATATTACAGGCGGTATTGTAATGGTTGATTCTGATGGACAAATCGCACTGATCAATCGGGAAGCTGAACGTATTTTACGAATGAAAGAGAATTTGTTATTAGGCAAACCTTATCATGTGCTGAAAAGAAATTTCGAATTTACAAAGTTTATGGAAGAAGGCATGGAACACAAAGTTCGTGTTCATGAAGAGCGTAATGTGTATGACCCTGAGAATAAAATTTTACATTTTGACGGTGTGCCTATGTTTGAGAACGATGGAAGCTACCGAGGGATGCTCTTCCTGCTTCACGATGTTACAAGTATCCGTCGCTTAGAAGTGATGCGTAGTGAATTTGTAGCGAATGTATCTCATGAGTTGAAGACTCCAATTGCTGCGGTGAAAGGTTTCGCGGAGACCCTTCTGGCCGGTGGAGTAAAAGATGAAGAAACGGCAAGGTCTTTCCTGCAGATCATCTATGACGAGGGAGATCGTTTGAATCGTCTGATCGGGGATATCTTGGAGTTATCCAAGATCGAATCGAAACGGGCACCACTGGAGTATGCTCCGATCCAACTTAAGGAATTGTTCGATAGTATATTTGAAGTGCTGCAATCTGCCGCGGATAAGAAATCGATTGTATTACACCATGGTATTCCTGAACATATGTTTATTGAGGGTGATGAAGATAGGCTCAGACAAATCTTTATGAATCTGTTATCCAATGCAATCAATTATACGCCAGATGGTGGTAGAGTGAAGGTAGAAACCCAGATTAAGCATGAGGGTAGTGAAGAGGAAAAAATCAAATTTATTATTAGTGATACGGGGATTGGTATTCCGAAAAAAGATCTTCCGCGAATTTTTGAACGTTTCTATCGAGTAGACAAAGCAAGGTCAAGAAACTCGGGAGGTACCGGGCTCGGCTTATCCATTGTCAAGCATCTAGTGGAACTGCACCATGGGACAATTACAGTAGAAAGTAAGGTCGGTGAAGGATCATCCTTTATTTTGGAGCTTCCATTTATGCATAATTTGGAGTGA